The following coding sequences are from one Triticum aestivum cultivar Chinese Spring chromosome 5A, IWGSC CS RefSeq v2.1, whole genome shotgun sequence window:
- the LOC123103980 gene encoding prostaglandin reductase-3 isoform X1, with the protein MKLEPGMSALVTGGGSGIGKALCIALAHKGLFVTVVDFSEEHGGQVASFVQKGSSQIHGDSKVPSAMFIKCDVTDADALAAAFGKHVNLYGGLDVCINCAGFVNKSLVYDDTSNGTKTWRRAVNVNLVAVIDGTRIATQMMRAQKKPGAIINIGSVAGLYPMHYEPIYSGTKGGVIMFTRSLAPLKRHGIRVNVICPEFVQTNMGEQVNRVLVDALGGFLKMEDVINGAFELIEDESKAGACLWISKRRGMVYWPTSEEEKKYLVYATKSKMTVTKNRFPSIQTPEFFEKITVHTLSHNFRNATRIDRVRLRLPMEPHSALVKIIYAGVNASDVNFTSGRYFSGNAKEASAHLPFDAGFEAVGIVASVGDSVRHIKVGTAVALMTFGGYAEFTVVPAKHLLLVPRPDPEVVAMLTSGLTASISLEKSGQMTSGQVILVTAAAGGTGQFAVQLAKLAGNKVIATCGGGNKAALLASLGVDRVINYQHEKIKDVLKKEFPRGADIVYESVGAEMFDLCLNALAVRGRLIVIGMISQYQGKDGWMPRNYYGLCEKILGKSQTVAGFFLIQYADLWQKHLDKLFDLHASGKLKVSLDPKKFVGVASVADAVEHLHSGRSVGKVVVCMDPAYSQTLAKL; encoded by the exons ATGAAGCTGGAGCCCGGCATGTCGGCCCTCGTcaccggcggcggctccggcattG GGAAAGCGCTTTGCATTGCTCTTGCGCACAAGGGTCTATTTGTGACTGTCGTCGATTTCTCTGAAGAACACGGAGGACAAGTTGCGTCATTTGTTCAAAAGGGAAGCAGCCAGATTCATGGAGATTCTAAAGTTCCATCTGCTATGTTCATCAAGTGTGATGTTACTGATGCAG ATGCTCTTGCTGCTGCTTTTGGGAAACATGTAAACTTGTATGGTGGATTAGATGTCTGCATCAACTGTGCTGGATTTGTCAACAAATCCTTAGTTTATGATGATACATCCAATGGAACCAAGACATGGAGGCGTGCTGTAAATGTGAACCTTGTTGCTGTTATTGATGGTACTCGCATTGCA ACTCAAATGATGCGTGCACAGAAGAAGCCTGGTGCCATAATAAATATTGGTTCAGTTGCTGGCTTATACCCTATGCACTATGAACCCATATATAGTGGGACAAAAG GTGGTGTGATTATGTTTACAAGATCACTTGCTCCATTAAAACGGCACGGCATTCGTGTCAATGTGATCTGCCCTGAG TTTGTCCAAACAAATATGGGAGAACAAGTAAACCGCGTATTAGTAGATGCGCTTGGTGGGTTTTTGAAGATGGAGGATGTTATTAATG GTGCATTTGAGCTTATAGAAGATGAGAGCAAGGCTGGTGCCTGCCTTTGGATATCTAAAAGGAGAGGCATGGTGTACTGGCCAACATCAGAGGAAGAAAAGAAGTATTTGGTGTATGCCACAAAGTCAAAAATGACAGTAACAAAGAATAGATTCCCCAGCATCCAGACACCTGAATTCTTCGAGAAGAT AACGGTTCACACGCTCAGCCATAATTTCCGCAATGCTACAAGAATTGATCGTGTGCGGCTGAGATTGCCCATGGAACCACATAGTGCTCTTGTTAAAATAATATACGCTGGTGTAAATGCTAGTGAC GTGAACTTCACTTCTGGCCGTTATTTCAGTGGTAATGCTAAAGAAGCTTCTGCACACCTTCCATTTGATGCTGGTTTCGAG GCTGTGGGAATTGTTGCTTCTGTTGGAGATTCGGTGAGACATATCAAAGTTGGCACTGCTGTGGCCCTTATGACCTTTGGGGGCTATGCCGAATTTACAGTG GTTCCAGCCAAACATCTTCTTCTGGTGCCAAGACCAGACCCCGAAGTAGTTGCTATGCTAACATCAGGATTGACTGCTTCAATTTCTCTTGAAAAG TCAGGTCAAATGACATCCGGACAAGTTATTTTAGTTACAGCTGCTGCTGGTGGGACAGGACAGTTTGCTGTTCAG CTCGCTAAACTAGCTGGCAACAAGGTTATTGCCACATGTGGTGGCGGGAATAAAGCTGCACTTCTGGCTTCATTAGGGGTTGATCGAGTCATCAACTACCAACATGAAAAGATAAAAGAT GTTCTGAAAAAGGAGTTTCCAAGAGGTGCAGATATAGTTTATGAATCTGTAGGCGCTGAAATGTTTGACTTGTGTTTGAATGCACTTGCTGTCCGTGGACGCCTCATTGTAATTGGTATGATCTCTCAG TATCAAGGAAAGGATGGATGGATGCCACGGAATTACTATGGATTGTGTGAGAAGATTCTTGGAAAGAGCCAAACTGTG GCTGGATTTTTCCTGATTCAATATGCCGATCTGTGGCAAAAACACCTTGACAAGCTTTTCGATCTGCATGCGTCTGGGAAGTTAAAG GTTTCCCTTGACCCCAAGAAGTTCGTAGGTGTTGCTTCTGTGGCAGACGCAGTAGAACATCTCCATTCTGGCAGGAGCGTTGGCAAG GTGGTTGTCTGCATGGATCCAGCATACAGTCAGACCCTGGCTAAGCTATAG
- the LOC123103980 gene encoding prostaglandin reductase-3 isoform X2, translating into MVTLILCLDALAAAFGKHVNLYGGLDVCINCAGFVNKSLVYDDTSNGTKTWRRAVNVNLVAVIDGTRIATQMMRAQKKPGAIINIGSVAGLYPMHYEPIYSGTKGGVIMFTRSLAPLKRHGIRVNVICPEFVQTNMGEQVNRVLVDALGGFLKMEDVINGAFELIEDESKAGACLWISKRRGMVYWPTSEEEKKYLVYATKSKMTVTKNRFPSIQTPEFFEKITVHTLSHNFRNATRIDRVRLRLPMEPHSALVKIIYAGVNASDVNFTSGRYFSGNAKEASAHLPFDAGFEAVGIVASVGDSVRHIKVGTAVALMTFGGYAEFTVVPAKHLLLVPRPDPEVVAMLTSGLTASISLEKSGQMTSGQVILVTAAAGGTGQFAVQLAKLAGNKVIATCGGGNKAALLASLGVDRVINYQHEKIKDVLKKEFPRGADIVYESVGAEMFDLCLNALAVRGRLIVIGMISQYQGKDGWMPRNYYGLCEKILGKSQTVAGFFLIQYADLWQKHLDKLFDLHASGKLKVSLDPKKFVGVASVADAVEHLHSGRSVGKVVVCMDPAYSQTLAKL; encoded by the exons ATGGTCACACTGATTTTATGTCTAGATGCTCTTGCTGCTGCTTTTGGGAAACATGTAAACTTGTATGGTGGATTAGATGTCTGCATCAACTGTGCTGGATTTGTCAACAAATCCTTAGTTTATGATGATACATCCAATGGAACCAAGACATGGAGGCGTGCTGTAAATGTGAACCTTGTTGCTGTTATTGATGGTACTCGCATTGCA ACTCAAATGATGCGTGCACAGAAGAAGCCTGGTGCCATAATAAATATTGGTTCAGTTGCTGGCTTATACCCTATGCACTATGAACCCATATATAGTGGGACAAAAG GTGGTGTGATTATGTTTACAAGATCACTTGCTCCATTAAAACGGCACGGCATTCGTGTCAATGTGATCTGCCCTGAG TTTGTCCAAACAAATATGGGAGAACAAGTAAACCGCGTATTAGTAGATGCGCTTGGTGGGTTTTTGAAGATGGAGGATGTTATTAATG GTGCATTTGAGCTTATAGAAGATGAGAGCAAGGCTGGTGCCTGCCTTTGGATATCTAAAAGGAGAGGCATGGTGTACTGGCCAACATCAGAGGAAGAAAAGAAGTATTTGGTGTATGCCACAAAGTCAAAAATGACAGTAACAAAGAATAGATTCCCCAGCATCCAGACACCTGAATTCTTCGAGAAGAT AACGGTTCACACGCTCAGCCATAATTTCCGCAATGCTACAAGAATTGATCGTGTGCGGCTGAGATTGCCCATGGAACCACATAGTGCTCTTGTTAAAATAATATACGCTGGTGTAAATGCTAGTGAC GTGAACTTCACTTCTGGCCGTTATTTCAGTGGTAATGCTAAAGAAGCTTCTGCACACCTTCCATTTGATGCTGGTTTCGAG GCTGTGGGAATTGTTGCTTCTGTTGGAGATTCGGTGAGACATATCAAAGTTGGCACTGCTGTGGCCCTTATGACCTTTGGGGGCTATGCCGAATTTACAGTG GTTCCAGCCAAACATCTTCTTCTGGTGCCAAGACCAGACCCCGAAGTAGTTGCTATGCTAACATCAGGATTGACTGCTTCAATTTCTCTTGAAAAG TCAGGTCAAATGACATCCGGACAAGTTATTTTAGTTACAGCTGCTGCTGGTGGGACAGGACAGTTTGCTGTTCAG CTCGCTAAACTAGCTGGCAACAAGGTTATTGCCACATGTGGTGGCGGGAATAAAGCTGCACTTCTGGCTTCATTAGGGGTTGATCGAGTCATCAACTACCAACATGAAAAGATAAAAGAT GTTCTGAAAAAGGAGTTTCCAAGAGGTGCAGATATAGTTTATGAATCTGTAGGCGCTGAAATGTTTGACTTGTGTTTGAATGCACTTGCTGTCCGTGGACGCCTCATTGTAATTGGTATGATCTCTCAG TATCAAGGAAAGGATGGATGGATGCCACGGAATTACTATGGATTGTGTGAGAAGATTCTTGGAAAGAGCCAAACTGTG GCTGGATTTTTCCTGATTCAATATGCCGATCTGTGGCAAAAACACCTTGACAAGCTTTTCGATCTGCATGCGTCTGGGAAGTTAAAG GTTTCCCTTGACCCCAAGAAGTTCGTAGGTGTTGCTTCTGTGGCAGACGCAGTAGAACATCTCCATTCTGGCAGGAGCGTTGGCAAG GTGGTTGTCTGCATGGATCCAGCATACAGTCAGACCCTGGCTAAGCTATAG